From the genome of Scytonema hofmannii PCC 7110, one region includes:
- a CDS encoding DUF4168 domain-containing protein translates to MNKIPYRLLRLNLIRILSQSMFVGIIATTSLVSSVWILNSKAYAQNPPTVTSNEVTSYAKTMLTMEPLRQQAFDEIKKMIGSKDVPKIVCNDKNSFNSLPNKAKDIAVNYCQRYQKVVEDNGLTIDRFNKITLEVQNSEDLKRQIYNTLLRLQKNPES, encoded by the coding sequence ATGAATAAAATTCCCTATCGATTACTCCGACTTAATCTAATTCGGATACTCTCCCAGTCTATGTTTGTGGGCATTATTGCCACTACCAGTTTAGTTTCTAGCGTTTGGATCTTAAACTCAAAAGCTTATGCTCAAAATCCACCAACAGTCACTTCTAATGAAGTGACTAGTTACGCCAAAACAATGCTAACGATGGAACCATTGCGCCAACAGGCTTTTGATGAAATCAAAAAGATGATTGGCAGCAAAGATGTTCCTAAAATAGTTTGCAACGATAAAAACAGTTTTAATAGTTTGCCAAACAAAGCTAAAGATATTGCCGTTAATTATTGCCAGCGTTATCAAAAAGTTGTTGAAGATAATGGGCTTACCATTGATAGATTCAACAAAATTACCTTAGAAGTCCAAAATAGTGAGGACTTAAAACGGCAAATATATAATACATTACTCCGCTTACAAAAGAATCCAGAATCCTAA
- a CDS encoding helix-turn-helix transcriptional regulator codes for MITITKTFTTKAVHTQQSHDAQCYDVQGASFLQEVIESLQDGILILTKTGELIHANTSAYHILTQLNQNNSHSDLVPTAIWNLCKSLLENKNFFPEESIVLSNEIALDKATVFRVRVRWLNADKLLQSCFLVTIENRYESLKNIALTEIKKYDLTPREAEIWYLYRAKLSYKEIAHQLYITVNTVKKHMKNIHAKRHNSDQ; via the coding sequence ATGATAACGATAACAAAGACATTTACAACAAAAGCAGTTCACACTCAACAATCACATGATGCTCAATGTTATGACGTACAAGGAGCTTCTTTTCTGCAAGAAGTGATTGAAAGTTTACAAGATGGTATTTTGATTTTAACAAAAACAGGCGAACTTATTCATGCTAATACATCAGCTTATCATATTCTGACTCAATTAAACCAAAACAATTCTCACTCCGATCTTGTACCAACTGCTATCTGGAATCTTTGTAAATCATTATTAGAAAATAAAAATTTTTTTCCAGAAGAATCTATCGTCTTATCTAATGAAATAGCTTTAGATAAAGCCACTGTTTTTCGAGTACGTGTCAGATGGTTAAATGCAGACAAATTACTTCAGTCTTGTTTTTTAGTCACTATTGAAAATAGATACGAATCTCTAAAAAACATTGCTCTAACGGAGATTAAAAAATACGACCTAACACCACGAGAAGCTGAAATTTGGTATCTTTACCGGGCTAAACTAAGCTACAAAGAGATTGCTCACCAGCTTTACATTACTGTTAATACCGTTAAAAAACATATGAAAAATATTCATGCAAAACGACATAACAGTGACCAGTGA
- a CDS encoding DUF423 domain-containing protein, with protein sequence MIRIFLSLAAILGGLSVASGAFASHALREKISERSLEIFEVGARYQMYHALALLAVAILLTRTDSQSPTLLASGWLFIIGITIFSGSLYALSLSGVKSLGAIAPLGGAALIAGWGALAFAAWSLKF encoded by the coding sequence ATGATACGAATTTTTTTGAGCTTGGCAGCTATCTTGGGAGGTTTGTCCGTCGCCTCAGGTGCTTTTGCCTCTCATGCACTGCGAGAGAAAATCAGCGAGCGATCGCTCGAAATCTTTGAAGTTGGTGCTCGCTACCAAATGTACCATGCTCTTGCACTATTAGCAGTGGCAATCTTACTAACTCGTACTGACTCCCAATCACCTACTCTTTTAGCAAGTGGGTGGTTATTTATTATTGGCATTACCATTTTCTCAGGTAGCTTGTACGCTCTGAGCTTAAGTGGAGTTAAGTCTTTAGGAGCAATTGCGCCTCTAGGAGGGGCTGCTTTAATTGCTGGTTGGGGTGCTTTAGCTTTCGCTGCTTGGAGCTTAAAGTTTTAG